Below is a genomic region from Terriglobales bacterium.
TTGTGCTGCCGACTTTGCGCGCTCACGGCAACAGGAGAGCACGGCGACCTTCCTGGAACAGTATGCCGACTTCCTGGAAGCCCACGTCGAGCAGTGGACGGTCACCACCGAAGGGAGCCTCGTCCCGGGCATCTCGCGCCACTACATTCGCATTCATCCGTCCGTGTGCGACGGCGGCGTCCCAGACGAAGATCCCAATGCGGGCCAACTGCTCATTCCCAATCGTCCGCCGGGAACTCAGTCCAGCTTCGCCGCTAAAGATATCGTTGATGCCGGATTCCTGGAACTGGTCCGCTATGGCATCCGCAAGCCCGGAGATGTCCTGATCGAAGACTCGCTGCGGGTTGTGGATGCCGTGCTGAAGGTCGATACGCCCTTCGGGCCGTGCTGGCGACGCTATAACCACGACAGCTATGGCCAGCGTCCTGACGGTGGACCCTTCGAGGGTTGGGGCCAGGGGCGGGCCTGGTCGCTTCTGACCGGCGAGCGCGGCCATTACGAGTTGGCTGCAGGTCGTGATCCGAAGCCTTATACCGCAGCTTTGGAACTCTTCGCATCCGCCGGCGGCATGCTTCCCGAACAAGTCTGGGATGAGGCCGACCGGCCCCACTGCCGGCTGTATCTGGGACGGCCGGCCGGTTCCGCCATGCCGTTGATGTGGGCCCACGCGGAATACGTGAAGCTGCTGCGCTCGGTGGCCGATGGACGGACCTTCGATCTTATCGAACCTGTGGCGGCGCGCTATCTTCGCAAGCGCTCGCTGACGGCATGGCAAGTGTGGAAGCCGGACCGGCGCGTGCCCGTCGTCACCGCCGGCAGCACGCTGAGGGTGCTGGCATTCTCGCCGTTCCGTCTGCATTGGTCGAGCGACGGCTGGCAGACCGTCAACGACACCGCTTCCACCGACACTGCACCGGGGTCGTTTGTCGATATCGCGGTCCCGCTAGGCCCGCTTGCCCCTGTTAGCTTCACCTTCTATTGGACCGCGGAGGCTCGCTGGGAAGAGCGAGATTACAGCGTCGAAGCGGTGTGACGCGGTTGACCGGCCACCTGTGGATTCGGCGCTACCGGAGACTTAAGCGTGAGGCAGCACGAGTCAAAGCGGGCGACTGAGCCGGCGCGACCGCGCCGACAACGTTGGAGCCAGTACGCAATGATGGATCGCATGAAGGTTCTGGTGATCGATGTCGGAGGCACTCACGTGAAGGTGCATCGCCCGGGGCACAAGGAGCCTGTCAAGATCCCCTCCGGGCCGACGATGACTGCGAAACAGATGGTCGCGGACGTGAAGAAGGTCGCAGCTGGATGGAAGTATTCCGCAGTGTCGATCGGTTATCCGGGCGCGGTCGTTCACGGACGACCTGTCAGCGAACCCTACCATCTTGGGCGCGGTTGGGTCGGCTTCGATTTCACCCGAGCATTCGGCCGTCCCGTCAAGGTGGTCAACGACGCAGCCATGCAAGCACTGGGGAGTTACGAGGGAGGGCGCATGCTCTTCCTGGGCTTGGGCACCGGGCTGGGTTCGGCACTGATCGTTGATGGAGTCCTCCAACCCATGGAACTGGCGCACCTGCCTTACCGAAAGGGACGAACCTTTGAGGACTATGTAGGTTTGGCGGGCCTAAAGCGCCTGGGAAGGAAGAAGTGGCGTCGCTGTATGGCTGACGTCGTGAAGCGGTTGCAGGCAGCAGTGCAGGCTGACTACGTCGTGCTGGGCGGAGGCAATGTGAGGTTGCTCAAAACACTTCCAGCCAAGGCTTGTTTGGGCGACAACTCCAACGCGTTCCTCGGTGGATCTCGACTCTGGAAGAAACCGAGCAGCAGTGGCCGCAGACATCTCGGTCCATGCGACAAGCACCCGTCTTAGTCGATGAAAGTGGAGGCACGTGGGGACTCGAACCCCAGACCTCTACCGTGTCAAGGTTAGTAGAACCAGTACTTCGAACAACTTAGAAGCTGCAGCGGGGCGGCTAAGTACGTGTAAGTACGTGCAAGCCGGGCCAATCACGGGTGGAGATCGCGGGTGGAGAAGTGCGGCGGCGCTCCAACTTGGAACCGGCTTACGACGCCCAGGTTCCCTGCTCTTTCGCTAATAATCAAGGTGGGGGGCACGCAGCTATGCCTATCGCCCCGCAGTTGCACCCGGCGACTGTTCGGGAACGAACGCGGTGCGGGCTAGTGAATCCCACTTCCAGATTGCAAATAATCCCGCCATGACCGCGACCAGCAGATACAGGGCGACACCGGGGTCAATTCGAATACCTTGCATGAACGCCTGTAAGAGCCTCGCGAATGGGTTGTTGCCCATCTCCGGTTTCTTCATTTCTTTGTCCATACTCTGTTGAATCGCATTGCTGAACAGAAATACCGAGAGCAACGCGACTGTACTGGTCACGGCTCCTACCGCGCTAACGAACCCGAGTATCCGCTGCATAGGACGTACACACAGGGCCATGATGGCACCCAATAACGCCGCATAGGTCATGGCAATCTCTAGCGGGATGAACGGAGCCAGCATGATACCCAGCGGCCCACTGGGTATTTTCTTGGGAGATGTGGAGGACGCTGTTTGATGGACTTCTGACCAGACCCGCTTCGCTCCCTTCGCCACGTCGATGAATGATGGTTTGCCCTTCTTACTGCCGCCGGACAGTCGGGACACTACATCCAGCGCCGACCACTGCACTTTGCCGAATATCGGAACATTGATTTCGATGACGGGCAAGAAGAGCGTCAGAACACCGACCACAACAACCCCGATTGCGAGTTGCATACGTGTCTTGCCAATGGTTTTCATTGGTTCTCTTTGTGCGATTGCTTGGGTTTGCCCTGACCCGGAGAGCGTCAGGTCCACACTTCGGCGTCTCTCGCGTGTAACGCTCTCAGCAAGGGCCGGGGAGCCAGGGCGGCCGCGCATCTTCTGGTGGGATGCGCAGGTTAGAGAATGCCCGCTTCCATGGCGGCGCGAATGTTCTTCTTGAACCTCCACCTCTCGGAAGGCTTCCACGAGTGAGGGTGACGTAGCCCGGCCTGCCACCGTTCCGCTTCGGACAGGGCTCCTAAGTTATTGGAAGAAGGATGGTAGGCACGTGGGGACTCGAACCCCAGACCTCTACCGTGTCAAGGTAGCGCTCTAACCAGCTGAGCTACGCGCCTACGTTGCACTATTTTACTCTTCCGGCGGAAGCGAGCCAAAGGCGCGCGGGCCTTAAGAT
It encodes:
- a CDS encoding ROK family protein, which codes for MKVLVIDVGGTHVKVHRPGHKEPVKIPSGPTMTAKQMVADVKKVAAGWKYSAVSIGYPGAVVHGRPVSEPYHLGRGWVGFDFTRAFGRPVKVVNDAAMQALGSYEGGRMLFLGLGTGLGSALIVDGVLQPMELAHLPYRKGRTFEDYVGLAGLKRLGRKKWRRCMADVVKRLQAAVQADYVVLGGGNVRLLKTLPAKACLGDNSNAFLGGSRLWKKPSSSGRRHLGPCDKHPS